In Marivirga salinae, a single window of DNA contains:
- a CDS encoding efflux RND transporter permease subunit, producing MKKIVSLAVSYPISILMLVLAVILLGTISFGKLPIELFPDLKNPTLFVELKAGIKPPSEIEKQFIESIESVAIRQNGAVEVSSISQTGYGRVTVQYDWGKDMDEAFLDLQKSLSSFSLDEEIEEFVISQFDPNATPIMILGIYNPNSNDTEALRKVAENNFRNEIIRLPGIAEVRLSGEQEKEVVLETDPNLLASYGLTVNDLVAKIENYNRNVSGGFIEELGRKYVIKGLGIIKDTEDLEELVVGYTNRQSTSNNPSSTNVGAEMAQSASNPQTSTSGQVPVLLREVATLKIMDKEANSIVRVNQQRSLGLSIFKETKYNTVNAVNELTEVLDGLKKSVPGYEFVIIQNQGRFIQGAIDEVKESGLYGALFAVIILFVFLRRIGSTLIISIAIPVSIIATFNLMYFNGLTLNVMTLGGLALGAGMLVDNAIVVVEAIFRRREEGMTVIEAAVKGTSDVSGAITASTLTTIVVFLPIVYLQGPSGELFKDQAWTVAFSLISSLAVAILVIPMLFSQIFRKDNTKQMEKPLKYKAYRNFLNKVLHYRIAFIVLSFLLVLGSYQLIGIIGSEYMPQAGTKAIAVDLKLANGTPLSRTSSTVDQIEGQLSILFEEQLEHVYSHIGPEKSQSGIDNENVYDENKASLKLIFKEDVELDINDITSSLSTYFDGIPGLTASFSNDESALNAILGEEQMPLVVEVSGAEFESLSALSDSVMLVMSNSENIYEPVSNLEEGVPQIKVDVDKYRAGLLSLSIEDVIIQIKDQLEGKKAGSLERGGEMQDIVVKVPKISLSGLENMRIKSSEREFPLSEIANISVQYAANSIYRKNQSRMVTLGARVNQDKPFDQIVKSIDDSFSAISVPPQYKISVAGQEIKRQESMNNLLFSLLLSVLLVYMVLASQFESLLHPFTILLTIPLACVGALVSFWILGMTLNMMAFIGIIMLAGIAVNNSIILVDSINRNKRSGMDLRDSILDAAQRRFRPIIMTSLTTILALLPLTFGFGESAALRAPMAVAVIGGLVSSTLLTLIVIPCFYESIENLISRIKGTSSTRKEASHE from the coding sequence TTGAAAAAGATAGTTTCATTGGCCGTTTCCTACCCTATTTCCATCCTGATGTTGGTACTGGCCGTCATTTTATTAGGTACCATTTCATTTGGTAAATTACCAATTGAATTATTTCCCGATTTAAAGAATCCCACCTTATTTGTGGAGCTAAAAGCGGGAATAAAGCCTCCTTCAGAAATAGAAAAGCAATTTATAGAATCCATTGAGTCTGTTGCTATCAGGCAAAATGGTGCAGTAGAAGTAAGTTCCATTAGCCAAACAGGTTATGGTCGAGTTACAGTGCAATACGACTGGGGCAAAGACATGGATGAAGCCTTTCTCGACCTACAGAAATCACTCTCCAGCTTTTCTTTAGATGAGGAAATTGAAGAATTTGTTATCTCTCAATTTGATCCTAATGCCACTCCTATTATGATTTTGGGAATCTATAATCCCAATTCTAATGATACTGAGGCCCTCAGGAAAGTGGCAGAAAATAACTTCAGAAATGAGATTATCCGACTACCCGGCATTGCAGAAGTTCGCCTTTCCGGAGAACAGGAAAAAGAAGTGGTGTTAGAAACAGATCCTAACCTACTCGCTTCATACGGTCTGACGGTCAATGATTTAGTAGCCAAAATTGAAAACTACAATCGCAATGTATCCGGTGGTTTCATTGAAGAATTAGGACGGAAATATGTGATTAAAGGCCTTGGCATTATTAAAGACACTGAAGATTTGGAGGAGTTGGTAGTAGGATATACCAATCGTCAAAGCACGAGCAACAATCCTAGTTCAACTAATGTAGGTGCTGAAATGGCACAATCAGCTTCAAATCCTCAGACCTCAACCTCAGGTCAGGTTCCTGTTTTGTTGCGTGAAGTAGCCACTTTAAAAATCATGGATAAGGAAGCCAATAGCATTGTTAGGGTAAACCAACAAAGAAGTCTGGGGCTTTCCATCTTTAAAGAAACAAAATACAATACTGTTAATGCAGTAAATGAATTAACTGAAGTACTCGATGGACTGAAAAAATCTGTTCCGGGCTATGAGTTTGTCATCATTCAGAATCAAGGCAGGTTTATTCAAGGCGCCATTGATGAAGTAAAAGAATCCGGACTTTATGGAGCTCTTTTCGCAGTGATCATCTTATTTGTTTTCTTAAGAAGAATAGGATCTACCCTCATCATCAGCATTGCCATTCCGGTTTCTATTATCGCTACTTTCAACCTTATGTACTTCAATGGTTTGACGCTCAATGTCATGACGCTTGGAGGTCTGGCTTTAGGAGCCGGGATGTTGGTAGATAATGCTATAGTGGTGGTAGAAGCCATTTTCAGAAGACGAGAAGAGGGAATGACTGTAATTGAGGCAGCAGTGAAAGGAACCAGTGATGTAAGTGGAGCCATTACCGCCTCCACACTGACTACCATCGTGGTGTTTTTGCCTATTGTTTATTTGCAAGGTCCGTCAGGAGAATTATTTAAAGACCAGGCCTGGACTGTTGCTTTCTCCTTGATTTCTTCTTTGGCCGTTGCCATTCTCGTTATCCCAATGCTCTTTTCACAAATTTTCCGCAAGGATAATACAAAGCAAATGGAAAAGCCGCTGAAGTATAAAGCCTACCGAAATTTCTTAAATAAGGTATTGCATTATAGAATTGCTTTCATTGTCTTATCCTTTTTGTTGGTATTAGGCTCTTATCAATTAATCGGAATTATTGGCAGCGAATATATGCCACAAGCCGGTACCAAAGCGATTGCAGTTGACCTAAAATTAGCCAATGGAACTCCACTTTCAAGAACCTCTTCAACTGTGGACCAAATTGAAGGGCAATTATCAATTTTGTTTGAAGAGCAGCTAGAGCATGTGTATTCTCATATAGGGCCTGAAAAAAGTCAGTCGGGCATTGATAATGAAAATGTATATGATGAGAATAAAGCCAGTTTAAAATTAATTTTCAAAGAGGATGTGGAATTAGATATTAATGATATTACTTCTTCCCTATCCACTTATTTTGACGGCATTCCCGGTCTTACGGCTAGTTTCAGCAATGATGAAAGCGCCCTCAATGCAATCCTTGGTGAAGAACAAATGCCTTTGGTAGTAGAAGTAAGCGGTGCTGAATTCGAATCACTTAGTGCGCTTTCCGATTCGGTGATGTTGGTGATGAGCAACAGTGAAAATATTTATGAACCTGTTTCCAATCTGGAAGAAGGTGTGCCACAGATCAAAGTGGATGTAGATAAATATAGAGCTGGATTATTGAGCTTATCCATTGAGGATGTCATCATCCAAATCAAAGATCAATTGGAAGGCAAGAAGGCCGGAAGCTTAGAGCGAGGCGGAGAAATGCAGGATATTGTGGTCAAAGTTCCCAAAATCTCCCTTAGTGGATTGGAGAACATGCGGATTAAAAGCAGCGAAAGAGAATTTCCGCTAAGTGAAATTGCCAATATAAGTGTGCAGTATGCCGCCAATTCTATTTACAGGAAAAATCAAAGTCGAATGGTAACCTTAGGCGCCAGAGTTAATCAGGATAAACCTTTTGATCAAATCGTAAAATCTATTGACGATTCTTTTTCCGCGATATCTGTGCCTCCTCAATACAAAATAAGTGTGGCTGGTCAGGAAATAAAAAGACAAGAATCGATGAATAACTTGCTATTTTCGCTGCTTTTATCGGTTTTGCTGGTGTATATGGTATTGGCTTCTCAGTTTGAGTCTCTTTTACATCCGTTTACCATATTACTCACCATTCCATTGGCTTGCGTTGGGGCGCTTGTTTCCTTTTGGATACTGGGGATGACTTTAAATATGATGGCTTTTATTGGCATCATCATGCTTGCCGGGATAGCGGTTAATAATTCTATTATTCTGGTAGATAGCATTAATCGCAACAAAAGGAGTGGTATGGATTTAAGAGACTCCATACTGGATGCTGCGCAAAGGAGATTCAGACCTATCATCATGACAAGTCTTACCACTATCCTTGCCCTCTTGCCTTTAACCTTTGGTTTTGGAGAAAGTGCAGCTTTGCGTGCTCCAATGGCTGTAGCGGTAATCGGTGGATTGGTTTCTTCTACTTTACTAACGCTCATTGTGATTCCATGCTTCTATGAAAGTATAGAAAATCTAATCAGCAGGATTAAAGGAACATCTAGCACCAGAAAAGAAGCTTCACATGAGTAA
- a CDS encoding efflux RND transporter permease subunit, translated as MSKNGLLHTIIKRKVLVSMLFIGFTVMGYISYNKLPVELFPNVELPVLIVQVGATSEVDPKYMEREAIIPLESAISTMEGIEEITANADSHQGMIFISFRQGVNIKYAYLKLEQKVSAIKSELGSEFMVNIVKIDTEQFTNAFMDLQVLGSGGVDRVRNVTDQYITDRLNDIDGIGGVEVFGGRQKTIEIIMNDEICEANGITPNTISNILSQNSNKSAFAGQIERNGQQIFVNVTAELKDIKNIQNLVVSEKGPLLLSDVAEVFFGVKEQTSLSRINGKDAVSIRLSKGTQANLIALSDATLETIDAINKDLESMDVEIVVQNNQAEMMTKNIDQIKNLAVTGGLLAIFVLWVFLRRLKFILSIALAIPISVYTAFNFFYAAGISVNSLTLIGMALAIGMLLDNSVVVLENIYRHVVNKKKKENAVVDGTKEVMRSVIAATLTTVTVFLPFIFSSNFLITKIGTHIGISIISTLLVSLVVALVLIPMLAHAAINKEDEEKAPLIKNASIRQRLIQKYMVILKSCFRKPLLTVIGGLVLFFVTIGLSFLVSMSGPSEVNDAQMNLFVTMPEGATLPTTDIKTRKLEEKVMEIPVVDKLISQVSEGEAVLTVMLVEGFKDLDTISVADVQNKLKSISDSFEDMDISLDEPPRARGGQSGVGSSSSSDFQRMLGIGSPSERIIVKGQDFELMKVIANDINNYVSGLQSIKRSNVNISPERPEAHILFNQKRMSDHNITLQNVAIGLNDFQPSFASGSNFVSGGEEFEITIHTQNQVQKAKEMKDLREMPISSTSGVAHSLADIGSVIYSSGESTITRLNQEKRIEITYSFIDEVLKSESLLTSSRLEVDQIVRSVNIPKGMVVDVIHDEGMYDELYFFIFAAIMIIFMILAAVFESLYLPLVIMFSIPLAGIGAFLGLTFTGNSLLNANTLIGLMILLGVVVNNGIILIDYSRILRRRGYNKYRALMMSGISRIRPILITSITTFVAMLPLAMGDAEYVTSIGQPFAVTVMGGLAFATILTLIYIPTMSAGLESVLHWFRNLKTTNKLVQILLLIGFALLIYFQIEGAIWQIIWFLAVMILIPGGTYFIMTSLRQANAKMVAPDEAMHIEIQSLTKIYGRDKRWIREWKGNKRLFKKRNEEPVTLKAILQNAIWQGALIAFLVYFIYFFLDKAFWQLLFMISLHALLLSIFKEVTQLVQKGRKLLRFIYFLLYWGFPFISAAYLYSDIQTKGVGVFLIIIWFTGLFLVQVARRLSEKAVILDQIKGRFAKIRRLYYKLVLAIPFVKPKKSQFKALKGVSLTIEQGMFGLLGPNGAGKTTLMRILCGIMDQSYGKIWINGHDTTLRREELQGLIGYLPQAFGTYENMTPYEFLDYQAILRKISQKDVREERVQYVLKAVHMDEHQHKKIGSFSGGMKQRIGIAQILLHLPKILVVDEPTAGLDPLERIRFRNLLVELSRERIVVFSTHIIEDIASSCNNLAVLISGNIEYIGSPTTMAELAHDKVWEFHLSPEEFESEKENYLIVHHMREGDKIRVKCLSGEQPREDAVQVRAQLEDAYLWLMKSKNNKENE; from the coding sequence ATGAGTAAAAACGGACTTTTACATACGATCATAAAAAGGAAAGTACTGGTTTCCATGCTCTTCATCGGCTTTACCGTGATGGGCTATATTTCCTATAACAAATTGCCGGTTGAGCTCTTTCCCAATGTGGAACTGCCCGTATTGATTGTGCAAGTGGGCGCTACTTCAGAAGTGGATCCAAAATACATGGAAAGAGAAGCTATTATTCCGCTTGAAAGTGCCATTAGCACCATGGAAGGAATAGAAGAAATCACTGCTAATGCTGATAGTCACCAAGGCATGATCTTTATCTCTTTCCGGCAAGGAGTGAATATAAAATATGCTTACCTAAAGCTGGAACAAAAGGTAAGTGCTATCAAATCAGAGCTTGGTTCAGAGTTTATGGTCAATATTGTAAAAATTGATACTGAACAGTTCACCAATGCTTTTATGGATTTGCAGGTATTGGGTAGTGGCGGAGTCGACCGTGTCAGAAATGTTACAGACCAATATATTACAGATCGCCTTAATGATATTGATGGTATAGGAGGAGTGGAAGTATTTGGTGGTCGTCAAAAAACGATAGAAATCATCATGAATGATGAAATTTGTGAGGCTAATGGCATTACTCCTAACACTATTAGTAATATACTTTCACAAAATTCAAATAAAAGTGCATTTGCTGGTCAGATAGAACGAAACGGACAACAAATTTTTGTAAATGTAACAGCCGAACTAAAGGATATCAAAAACATTCAAAATCTGGTAGTTTCTGAAAAAGGCCCTCTCCTACTAAGCGATGTAGCGGAAGTATTCTTTGGGGTGAAAGAACAGACTTCCCTAAGCCGTATCAATGGAAAAGATGCAGTTTCTATTCGGTTATCTAAAGGCACACAAGCTAATCTTATTGCCTTGTCAGATGCTACACTTGAAACTATTGATGCCATCAATAAAGATCTTGAATCTATGGATGTAGAGATTGTGGTGCAAAATAATCAGGCCGAGATGATGACCAAAAACATTGACCAAATCAAAAATTTGGCCGTTACGGGTGGTCTCCTCGCTATATTTGTTTTGTGGGTATTTCTCAGAAGATTAAAATTTATACTGAGCATTGCCTTAGCCATTCCTATTTCAGTCTATACTGCCTTCAATTTCTTTTATGCCGCTGGTATTTCAGTTAACAGTTTAACACTGATCGGTATGGCACTTGCAATTGGAATGCTGTTGGACAATAGTGTGGTAGTATTAGAGAACATCTACCGCCATGTCGTCAACAAAAAGAAGAAAGAAAATGCTGTGGTGGACGGTACCAAAGAAGTGATGCGATCAGTCATTGCCGCCACTTTAACTACCGTGACGGTATTCCTTCCTTTTATTTTTTCTTCCAATTTCTTGATAACGAAAATCGGAACACATATCGGAATTTCTATTATTTCCACTTTACTGGTTTCTTTGGTTGTGGCACTGGTTTTAATCCCAATGTTGGCTCACGCTGCCATTAATAAAGAAGATGAGGAAAAAGCACCTTTGATAAAAAATGCTTCAATCCGCCAGCGTCTGATTCAGAAGTATATGGTGATCTTAAAATCATGTTTCAGAAAACCTTTACTCACTGTCATCGGAGGATTAGTATTATTCTTTGTTACCATTGGTCTAAGTTTTTTGGTCAGCATGTCTGGACCATCGGAAGTGAATGATGCTCAAATGAATTTATTTGTCACCATGCCGGAAGGCGCCACACTGCCCACTACAGATATTAAAACCAGAAAATTGGAGGAAAAGGTGATGGAAATTCCTGTGGTAGATAAATTAATCAGTCAGGTTTCGGAAGGTGAAGCAGTGCTTACCGTCATGCTGGTAGAGGGATTTAAAGATTTAGATACCATCTCAGTTGCAGATGTTCAAAATAAATTAAAAAGCATTAGCGACAGCTTTGAGGATATGGATATTTCATTGGATGAACCCCCTCGCGCGCGAGGCGGGCAAAGTGGTGTGGGAAGCTCATCTTCTTCCGATTTTCAGCGCATGTTGGGAATTGGCTCTCCTTCAGAAAGAATCATCGTTAAAGGGCAGGATTTTGAGCTGATGAAAGTAATTGCCAATGATATCAATAATTATGTTAGTGGCTTACAATCGATCAAAAGAAGTAATGTAAACATTAGCCCGGAAAGACCAGAAGCACACATTTTGTTTAATCAAAAGCGAATGAGTGACCATAATATCACCCTGCAAAATGTGGCTATTGGATTAAATGATTTTCAACCGTCTTTTGCTTCAGGATCTAATTTCGTGAGCGGAGGGGAAGAATTCGAGATTACCATTCACACACAAAACCAGGTTCAGAAAGCAAAGGAAATGAAAGATCTTCGAGAGATGCCAATTAGCAGCACCTCTGGAGTGGCACATTCTCTTGCTGATATTGGTTCTGTAATTTACTCCTCAGGGGAAAGTACTATTACCCGTTTAAACCAGGAAAAACGTATTGAAATCACCTATAGCTTTATCGATGAAGTACTAAAATCTGAATCGCTCCTTACTTCTTCACGATTGGAGGTTGATCAGATTGTACGAAGTGTAAATATTCCAAAAGGCATGGTGGTAGACGTAATCCATGATGAAGGAATGTATGATGAGTTATACTTCTTTATTTTTGCCGCGATCATGATCATTTTCATGATTCTGGCTGCTGTATTCGAATCTTTATACCTGCCGTTAGTGATTATGTTTTCAATTCCATTGGCAGGCATAGGTGCTTTCCTTGGTCTTACATTTACTGGTAATTCCCTATTAAATGCCAATACTTTAATTGGGCTTATGATATTATTGGGAGTGGTAGTGAATAATGGCATTATACTGATTGATTATTCCAGAATTTTGAGAAGACGAGGATATAATAAATATCGTGCGCTGATGATGAGTGGAATTTCACGTATCAGACCTATTCTAATTACTTCTATCACGACCTTTGTGGCTATGTTGCCTTTGGCTATGGGAGATGCCGAATATGTGACCAGCATAGGTCAGCCTTTTGCAGTAACCGTAATGGGCGGACTGGCTTTTGCCACTATCCTGACCCTGATCTATATTCCAACCATGAGTGCCGGACTGGAAAGTGTATTGCACTGGTTTAGAAATCTTAAAACTACCAATAAGTTAGTGCAAATCCTGCTTTTGATTGGATTTGCTCTTCTAATCTATTTCCAAATTGAAGGTGCTATATGGCAAATAATTTGGTTTTTGGCAGTCATGATTTTAATTCCGGGAGGCACTTATTTTATCATGACTTCATTACGACAAGCCAATGCAAAAATGGTGGCCCCAGATGAGGCTATGCATATTGAAATCCAAAGTCTGACCAAAATTTACGGAAGAGATAAGCGATGGATAAGAGAATGGAAAGGTAATAAGCGATTATTTAAAAAACGTAATGAAGAACCCGTTACCTTAAAAGCTATTTTGCAAAATGCCATATGGCAAGGGGCTTTGATTGCTTTTCTGGTGTATTTTATCTATTTCTTCCTGGATAAAGCTTTTTGGCAACTTCTGTTTATGATTTCGCTTCATGCACTGTTATTATCCATTTTTAAGGAAGTAACACAGTTAGTACAAAAAGGCAGGAAATTATTACGATTTATTTACTTTCTATTGTATTGGGGCTTCCCTTTCATTAGTGCAGCTTATCTCTATAGCGATATCCAGACAAAAGGAGTGGGTGTATTCCTAATCATTATATGGTTCACAGGCTTATTTTTGGTGCAAGTAGCTAGAAGGTTGTCGGAAAAAGCGGTGATTCTTGATCAGATAAAAGGGCGTTTTGCTAAAATCAGAAGACTGTATTACAAATTAGTCTTGGCTATTCCTTTCGTAAAACCTAAGAAGTCACAATTTAAAGCCCTTAAAGGAGTGAGTCTAACGATTGAGCAGGGAATGTTCGGACTTTTGGGGCCTAATGGTGCGGGTAAAACTACGCTAATGCGTATCCTATGCGGAATTATGGATCAGAGTTATGGCAAAATCTGGATCAATGGACATGACACAACTCTAAGAAGGGAAGAACTACAGGGATTGATTGGCTACTTACCGCAAGCCTTTGGTACATACGAAAATATGACGCCTTATGAGTTCCTGGACTATCAGGCCATCTTGCGAAAAATCAGTCAGAAGGATGTGCGAGAAGAAAGAGTACAATACGTATTGAAAGCTGTGCATATGGATGAGCATCAGCATAAGAAAATTGGCTCTTTCTCCGGAGGAATGAAACAGCGAATTGGCATTGCTCAAATCCTGCTTCACCTGCCTAAAATACTGGTAGTAGATGAACCTACTGCCGGTCTTGATCCATTGGAAAGAATTCGATTCAGAAACCTTTTGGTAGAATTGAGTCGGGAACGAATTGTGGTTTTCTCTACGCATATTATAGAAGATATTGCCAGTAGCTGTAATAATTTGGCAGTACTTATTTCAGGAAATATTGAATATATCGGCAGC